A single Carnobacterium alterfunditum DSM 5972 DNA region contains:
- a CDS encoding ABC transporter substrate-binding protein, with translation MNTLKMAKYIGLVTVSSLLLGACGQENAAEEQANVDEKATEQAAETTFPLTLNNYTVSSEGAVFSKKEITYESSPKSIVANNQGTAELLLQIGLAEDIIGVAALYGEGDETVAEDFASIPVLAEGYVGKELVVGADPDIVVGRGQLFASTEWGTGTVEELNEVDIQTYVQATSTADATFDDLYTDIANLGKLFTVEEKAQQFSTDVKIRMDAIVSGIPANQEALEYAYLFGAEGTNVEIYSGAADTYLNDALSYMDLNNTFADATGEISAEALLEADPDVLFLVNYTGGRDPKESLADLKANDALSSLTAIKEDRIYTIDYNQFWSYGYQILTGMEQLSAELYGEN, from the coding sequence ATGAATACATTAAAAATGGCAAAATATATAGGACTTGTTACGGTTTCAAGCTTGTTGCTAGGTGCGTGTGGACAAGAGAATGCTGCAGAAGAGCAGGCAAATGTGGATGAAAAGGCAACTGAACAGGCAGCGGAAACAACTTTTCCATTAACACTGAATAACTATACTGTATCGTCAGAAGGCGCAGTATTTTCTAAAAAAGAAATCACTTACGAATCTAGTCCAAAATCGATTGTTGCTAATAATCAGGGAACAGCGGAGTTGCTGCTTCAAATTGGCTTAGCTGAGGATATCATTGGTGTAGCTGCATTATACGGTGAAGGTGACGAAACAGTAGCTGAGGATTTCGCTAGCATACCTGTTTTGGCAGAAGGATATGTTGGGAAAGAATTGGTCGTAGGTGCTGATCCGGATATCGTTGTGGGACGAGGACAGCTGTTTGCAAGTACCGAGTGGGGAACGGGAACGGTTGAAGAATTGAACGAAGTGGATATTCAGACTTATGTTCAAGCGACATCAACGGCCGACGCAACTTTTGATGATTTATATACAGATATTGCTAATTTAGGGAAATTATTTACAGTTGAAGAGAAGGCACAACAATTTTCAACGGATGTGAAAATACGGATGGATGCGATAGTCTCAGGTATTCCTGCTAACCAGGAAGCACTTGAATATGCTTACTTATTTGGAGCAGAAGGTACTAACGTAGAAATATATAGTGGTGCAGCAGACACTTACTTAAATGATGCTTTAAGTTATATGGACTTGAATAATACATTTGCAGATGCAACGGGAGAAATCAGTGCTGAAGCCTTATTGGAAGCTGATCCAGACGTGTTATTTCTGGTCAACTACACTGGTGGACGCGATCCCAAAGAAAGTTTAGCCGATTTGAAAGCAAATGACGCACTGTCAAGTCTAACTGCGATCAAGGAAGACCGGATTTATACTATCGATTACAATCAGTTCTGGAGTTACGGTTACCAAATCTTAACCGGTATGGAACAACTCAGTGCCGAATTGTATGGCGAAAATTAA
- a CDS encoding dihydrolipoamide acetyltransferase family protein, producing MSKEIVMPKLGMTMTEGTVEVWDKQVGETVKKGETVCTISSEKLTQDVESPIDGVVLKILVDEGSLAKVGEVLALVGEEETEETQQVSSEMEVPVEAVVNQSAEEGVSEIDQAASAGIKADIFEITDTSDKSRQGVTSRSASKETGRLFITPLAKKMAKEKGLDMSQIHGTGGNGRITKYDVLTAVQAQAAFVPSGQKIAPQTQETVGEGLSGMRKVIAQNMRRSLSQTAQLTLHRKVDVEKLMEFRSMLKKELADSGSYTKITITALLAKAVAQALKEDHRLNTRYDGQQLEQPKEVHIGIATALDEGLVVPVIQNADTKSIGKIADEIKDLSERGRQGTLSADEMHGSTFSITNMGGGGVEYFTPILNNPEVAILGVGALQKELKLDEEGNVKEHSMIPLSLSFDHQIIDGSVAGEFLITLARYIEHPYLLVL from the coding sequence ATGAGTAAAGAAATTGTGATGCCAAAATTAGGAATGACGATGACAGAAGGAACTGTTGAGGTTTGGGATAAGCAAGTTGGAGAAACAGTCAAAAAAGGAGAAACGGTTTGTACAATCAGTTCAGAAAAATTAACACAAGACGTAGAATCTCCAATTGATGGTGTCGTTTTAAAAATTTTGGTTGACGAAGGTTCTCTGGCTAAGGTTGGAGAAGTCCTTGCGTTAGTTGGAGAAGAAGAAACAGAGGAAACGCAACAAGTAAGTAGTGAAATGGAAGTTCCGGTCGAGGCAGTAGTGAATCAATCAGCAGAAGAAGGCGTATCTGAAATTGATCAAGCCGCATCTGCAGGAATAAAAGCCGATATTTTTGAGATTACAGACACTTCCGATAAATCACGTCAAGGAGTTACTTCCAGAAGTGCGTCAAAAGAAACCGGACGTCTTTTCATTACACCTTTAGCTAAAAAGATGGCAAAAGAAAAAGGCCTAGACATGAGTCAAATTCATGGGACTGGCGGCAACGGACGAATCACTAAATATGATGTATTAACAGCTGTACAAGCTCAAGCTGCTTTTGTTCCATCAGGTCAAAAGATTGCTCCACAAACGCAAGAAACAGTAGGTGAAGGACTTAGCGGCATGCGTAAAGTCATTGCCCAAAATATGCGTCGTAGCCTTTCTCAAACTGCCCAGTTGACTCTGCACCGCAAAGTAGATGTAGAAAAATTGATGGAATTCCGGAGTATGTTGAAGAAAGAGTTGGCTGACTCAGGCTCGTATACAAAAATAACAATTACTGCGCTTTTAGCTAAAGCTGTGGCTCAGGCATTGAAAGAAGACCACCGATTAAATACTCGTTATGACGGCCAACAATTAGAGCAACCGAAGGAAGTCCATATAGGTATTGCTACCGCATTGGATGAAGGATTGGTTGTTCCGGTTATTCAAAATGCCGATACGAAATCCATAGGAAAGATTGCGGATGAAATCAAAGACTTAAGTGAACGAGGACGTCAAGGCACTCTTTCAGCGGATGAAATGCATGGTAGTACGTTCAGTATCACCAATATGGGAGGCGGCGGAGTAGAGTACTTCACTCCAATATTGAACAACCCAGAAGTAGCAATACTGGGTGTCGGAGCTCTTCAAAAGGAATTGAAACTGGATGAAGAGGGTAACGTTAAAGAACATTCTATGATCCCGCTTAGTTTATCATTCGATCATCAAATTATTGATGGTTCTGTAGCAGGTGAATTCCTCATCACACTGGCACGATATATAGAACACCCTTACTTGCTAGTTTTGTAA
- a CDS encoding ABC transporter permease translates to MIVEEFDNLSSATQAMNKDEIAGFITIPENFSYHVWQSIYHEEDTSSALNMTVNEAENMASIIIESVVTTFVAQYNLETSIALATNGQAEAENQTIQQGEKVQLSVEEPVSAFQYYTIGMGVMFALSTAPIIATRAFKEKEQHVFGRIMLSGTKPLTYLSSKMISGTLITFVQLAILFALSTLIFGTFKGRDSDFWINVVYTTGLYSLLVGSLASILTSISLYANDNRTVGFFGSFVSVFAFLGGSYTPVEQFSEYLKQVGNWTPNGAMMTSYLQLLQGFDFQEVLPLMLRVIGMTVISLLMAVIIFPKRRLD, encoded by the coding sequence ATGATTGTGGAGGAGTTTGATAATCTAAGTTCAGCAACTCAAGCAATGAATAAAGATGAAATTGCCGGGTTCATCACAATTCCAGAAAATTTTAGCTATCATGTATGGCAGTCTATCTATCATGAAGAAGACACGTCAAGTGCTTTAAATATGACTGTAAATGAAGCTGAAAATATGGCCTCGATTATTATTGAGAGTGTGGTCACAACGTTTGTTGCGCAATATAATTTGGAGACATCTATTGCTTTAGCGACTAACGGACAAGCTGAGGCAGAAAATCAAACGATACAACAGGGTGAAAAAGTACAACTTTCGGTCGAAGAGCCGGTAAGTGCGTTCCAATATTATACGATTGGAATGGGAGTCATGTTTGCACTCTCAACAGCTCCAATCATAGCAACTCGTGCTTTCAAAGAAAAAGAGCAACATGTTTTTGGGCGCATCATGCTATCTGGTACAAAACCGTTGACGTATCTAAGCAGTAAAATGATTTCTGGAACCTTGATTACATTTGTACAATTAGCTATCCTTTTCGCGTTATCTACATTGATTTTTGGGACATTCAAAGGGAGAGATAGTGATTTTTGGATAAATGTAGTGTACACGACAGGTTTATACTCATTATTAGTTGGAAGTCTAGCGAGCATACTCACTTCTATTTCTTTGTATGCAAATGATAACAGAACAGTTGGATTCTTCGGATCTTTTGTCAGTGTATTTGCCTTTTTAGGTGGTAGTTACACCCCTGTAGAACAATTTTCAGAATATTTAAAACAAGTTGGGAATTGGACTCCAAATGGAGCAATGATGACTTCTTATTTGCAATTGCTGCAAGGATTTGATTTTCAAGAAGTGCTTCCTTTGATGCTGAGAGTGATTGGGATGACGGTCATTTCATTACTTATGGCAGTCATCATATTTCCAAAAAGGAGGTTAGATTAA
- a CDS encoding IS5 family transposase (programmed frameshift): protein MMSIERYELTDVQWNQIKNLFPEYHTGRPPKSNRIMFNAVLWIARSGAAWRDLPKERYGSWKTVYSRFCLWRDTGLLESLFITLNYEADYENLSIDSTVVTAHQQSAGAKKGGLNSVISQHIGKSSGGHTTKIHVIVDGLGNPLYFQLSGGNLHDSVLAIEVLQHVEIQGSNVIGDRAYGSLDIRTYVTNHDATYTIPPKKNTKEPWTVDWWLYKERHLVECFFNKLKHFRHIATRYDKLATSYLAFVYIAAIFLLTK from the exons ATGATGAGTATTGAACGTTATGAGCTGACTGATGTGCAGTGGAATCAAATCAAAAATCTGTTTCCCGAATATCACACAGGTAGACCACCTAAAAGCAATCGTATAATGTTCAATGCTGTTTTATGGATTGCTAGAAGCGGTGCTGCTTGGCGAGATCTGCCAAAAGAACGCTACGGATCATGGAAAACGGTCTATAGCCGCTTTTGTTTATGGCGTGATACTGGTTTACTTGAATCCCTTTTTATTACGTTGAATTATGAAGCAGATTACGAAAACTTGAGTATCGATTCAACCGTTGTAACGGCGCATCAGCAGAGTGCCGGTGCAAAAAAAGGGGGCT TAAATTCTGTCATCTCGCAACATATCGGTAAAAGCAGTGGTGGGCACACAACAAAAATACATGTCATCGTAGACGGATTAGGAAATCCATTATATTTTCAGCTATCAGGTGGAAATCTCCATGATAGTGTTCTCGCTATTGAAGTTCTTCAACACGTTGAAATACAAGGCAGTAATGTTATTGGCGATCGTGCATACGGTTCTTTAGACATTCGGACTTATGTGACGAATCACGATGCGACTTATACCATTCCACCAAAGAAAAATACAAAAGAACCTTGGACTGTTGATTGGTGGCTATATAAAGAACGTCATTTGGTGGAGTGTTTCTTTAATAAGTTAAAGCATTTCCGTCATATCGCGACACGTTATGATAAACTCGCAACGTCCTACTTAGCCTTTGTATATATAGCAGCTATTTTTCTCTTAACCAAATAG
- a CDS encoding zinc-binding dehydrogenase — translation MKTVQVTGYGDVDKLQLVDQAIPDPKENEVLIKVKACAINNTEIWMREGAYGTGSKSGWRPEGVHFPRTPGSDIAGTIVKSGSAVDKTMIGKDVVLFPFTSSGKPGFEHISEDMSFIGSEYDGGYAEFVAWPAHLCFDMPLSDYTESSVFTVSGLTAWHMNEQIQVQPEETIMVTGSNGGVGSLNVQIASKVFGAKVIVIVGDLTLEGKMKELGATHVLSYKSDNLAEEIIQVNGGPVDSVLDVVGDALFSTSLEVLKKGGKFCTSGSAGGQKTELDFRKIYLKHITLYGSVLGTREEFKRLLQAVSEGKIKPVIDRTFPLEEAREAQLYFKKAGKLGKVVLINS, via the coding sequence ATGAAAACAGTACAAGTAACGGGATACGGAGATGTAGATAAATTACAATTAGTTGACCAAGCTATTCCAGACCCAAAAGAAAATGAAGTGCTGATCAAAGTCAAAGCATGCGCAATAAACAATACAGAGATTTGGATGAGAGAAGGGGCTTACGGCACAGGCTCAAAATCGGGATGGCGACCAGAAGGAGTTCATTTTCCTCGCACCCCAGGCTCTGATATAGCAGGAACCATTGTTAAGTCAGGTAGTGCTGTAGATAAGACCATGATTGGAAAGGATGTTGTCCTTTTCCCATTTACCTCAAGTGGAAAGCCCGGGTTCGAACATATTTCAGAAGATATGTCTTTCATAGGTTCTGAATATGATGGTGGATATGCGGAATTTGTGGCGTGGCCTGCTCACCTTTGCTTTGACATGCCTCTCTCCGACTACACAGAAAGTTCTGTGTTCACAGTTAGTGGTTTGACAGCATGGCATATGAACGAACAAATTCAAGTTCAGCCTGAAGAAACGATAATGGTAACTGGATCAAATGGCGGCGTGGGATCCTTAAATGTACAAATTGCCTCAAAAGTATTTGGCGCTAAAGTAATTGTGATTGTTGGAGACTTAACTTTGGAAGGAAAAATGAAGGAACTGGGTGCAACACATGTATTATCTTATAAATCAGATAACCTTGCTGAAGAAATCATTCAGGTGAACGGTGGTCCGGTTGACTCGGTACTAGACGTTGTCGGAGATGCTTTGTTCTCTACTTCTTTAGAAGTACTGAAAAAAGGCGGGAAATTCTGTACATCTGGATCTGCTGGCGGTCAGAAAACAGAACTTGATTTTAGAAAAATATATTTAAAACATATTACGCTTTATGGCTCTGTATTAGGTACTAGAGAAGAGTTTAAACGCCTACTTCAGGCTGTATCTGAAGGGAAAATAAAACCAGTAATTGATCGTACTTTTCCTTTAGAAGAAGCACGAGAAGCTCAACTTTATTTTAAAAAAGCAGGAAAATTAGGGAAAGTGGTCCTGATTAATTCATAA
- a CDS encoding FecCD family ABC transporter permease, with product MNRINKQRRLFYISLLLFIVLIVFSVGIGVAVGQVAVPLKESFQILLKNLSGGIVDNLAGVSSSAHENIIWQIRFPRVLLAMLTGMGLSLAGAVMQTTVQNPLADPYILGISSGASLGATFAIMIGFGGTSILAQLGLSFWAFLGAVTAALLVLLLSNVNGQMNSTKLILSGMVLNALFTAFSNFIIYIANDAEGIRSVTFWMMGSLAGASWSKLPLIATVVLICFLFFLTQERILNIMLLGDEAAITLGVNLRFYRKLYLVITSILTGIIVANSGMIGFVGLIIPHIVRGIVGSNHRYFLPLSVFSGSLFMVWSDILSRIILPTVELPIGILTSLIGAPLFIYIFIKKGYEFGG from the coding sequence ATGAACCGCATCAACAAACAACGCCGATTATTCTATATAAGTTTGCTTCTATTTATCGTATTGATTGTTTTTTCAGTTGGGATCGGCGTCGCAGTCGGACAGGTCGCGGTACCTCTAAAAGAATCTTTTCAGATACTGCTTAAAAACTTGTCAGGTGGGATAGTTGATAATTTAGCTGGCGTTTCTTCTAGTGCTCATGAGAATATCATCTGGCAGATTCGGTTTCCAAGAGTACTTTTAGCGATGCTCACGGGTATGGGGTTATCATTAGCCGGTGCGGTCATGCAGACAACAGTCCAGAATCCACTCGCAGATCCTTATATCTTAGGTATCTCGTCGGGTGCATCTCTAGGTGCGACTTTTGCTATCATGATTGGCTTTGGCGGGACCAGTATATTGGCTCAACTTGGTTTATCTTTTTGGGCATTCCTAGGTGCTGTGACAGCTGCGCTTCTGGTCTTACTTTTATCGAATGTGAATGGCCAAATGAATTCTACCAAACTGATTTTATCAGGGATGGTATTAAATGCCCTTTTTACAGCATTTTCTAATTTTATTATTTATATAGCTAATGATGCGGAAGGTATTCGTTCAGTAACTTTTTGGATGATGGGAAGTTTGGCAGGAGCAAGCTGGTCCAAGCTTCCGTTGATAGCCACAGTTGTCCTGATTTGTTTTTTATTCTTCTTAACACAAGAACGTATTTTAAATATCATGCTATTGGGCGATGAAGCAGCTATTACGCTTGGGGTGAATTTGAGGTTTTACCGTAAATTGTATCTCGTTATCACTTCGATTTTAACCGGTATTATTGTTGCAAATAGTGGAATGATTGGATTTGTGGGGTTGATTATTCCACATATTGTCCGAGGGATAGTCGGATCAAATCATCGTTACTTTTTACCATTATCTGTTTTTTCGGGATCCTTATTCATGGTGTGGTCCGATATTTTATCTCGTATTATCCTGCCAACGGTTGAATTGCCTATCGGTATTTTGACATCTTTGATCGGCGCACCACTGTTCATTTATATTTTTATCAAAAAAGGCTACGAGTTTGGAGGGTAA
- a CDS encoding enoyl-CoA hydratase/isomerase family protein, with the protein MYKTILYEEKETIAYITFNRPEVGNAFSEDSFREIPAALTKASEDASIRAVVLTGKGKLFCGGGDVNQFKEVIERDDGGIPEQLVEATGAMSRAIRNCSKPVIAAINGAAAGAGVGVALAADFCIMEKRSSLVTAFVGMGLPGDTSVLYFLQKMVGTAIATELLMLSKPIKGERASELGLVNQVVEDGTLEEETWAFAKKVASLPTQTISYQKELFNEFFYSDLEKFNQREAQLMHLASLTDDHKEAVTAFLEKRAPHFKGH; encoded by the coding sequence GTGTATAAAACAATCTTGTATGAAGAAAAAGAGACTATTGCGTACATTACTTTTAATAGACCTGAGGTGGGAAATGCTTTCTCAGAAGATTCATTTCGAGAAATTCCAGCAGCTTTAACGAAGGCATCAGAAGATGCTTCTATCCGTGCAGTAGTTTTGACAGGAAAAGGAAAGTTGTTTTGTGGCGGGGGAGACGTCAACCAATTTAAAGAAGTTATTGAAAGAGATGATGGGGGGATCCCAGAACAGTTGGTAGAAGCTACTGGAGCAATGAGTCGTGCTATCCGAAACTGCAGCAAACCGGTTATTGCTGCTATTAATGGAGCGGCAGCTGGTGCGGGTGTCGGGGTTGCGTTGGCAGCTGATTTTTGTATCATGGAAAAACGCAGCTCTCTTGTTACAGCTTTTGTAGGCATGGGATTACCAGGAGACACAAGTGTGCTCTATTTCTTACAAAAGATGGTAGGGACCGCAATAGCTACCGAATTATTGATGCTTTCTAAGCCGATCAAAGGTGAGCGTGCCTCTGAGTTAGGTTTGGTAAATCAAGTCGTTGAAGATGGTACATTAGAGGAAGAGACATGGGCATTTGCCAAAAAAGTAGCTTCTTTACCAACTCAAACGATTTCCTATCAAAAAGAACTGTTCAATGAGTTTTTTTATAGCGATTTAGAGAAATTCAATCAGAGAGAGGCACAACTGATGCATCTGGCTTCTTTAACAGATGATCATAAAGAAGCTGTTACGGCCTTTCTTGAAAAAAGAGCCCCTCACTTTAAAGGTCACTGA
- a CDS encoding ABC transporter ATP-binding protein, with translation MKLTIDNVSVSIASHKIIEDVSLHVSKNQFVGLIGPNGCGKSTLLKSVTKILEPNKGVITLGDENVQELSNKQLAKKLGVVGQFHQVNFDFSIRDMLLLGRSPYKGLMERENALDYEIVEKVLIQLELEKIADRSFLSLSGGEKQRVILGRTLVQQPKFLVLDEPTNHLDIKYQLSILKTVSSLSIGVLAALHDLNLAARFTDYLYAMKDGQIIKEGRPEEVLTQAVIKDLYEVDCRTYINPISGKQTIEFL, from the coding sequence ATGAAGTTAACGATCGATAACGTATCAGTATCTATTGCCTCCCATAAAATTATAGAAGATGTTTCCTTACACGTCAGTAAGAATCAGTTCGTAGGTCTGATTGGACCGAATGGCTGTGGGAAATCGACTTTATTGAAAAGTGTTACTAAAATACTTGAACCCAATAAAGGAGTCATTACGCTGGGTGACGAGAATGTTCAGGAACTTTCAAATAAACAGCTCGCAAAAAAATTAGGTGTGGTGGGACAGTTCCACCAAGTCAATTTTGATTTTTCCATCCGTGACATGTTATTGCTCGGACGGTCACCCTACAAAGGTTTGATGGAGAGAGAAAATGCTCTGGATTATGAAATTGTTGAGAAGGTCCTTATCCAACTGGAATTGGAAAAAATCGCTGACAGGAGTTTCTTATCACTGTCAGGTGGCGAAAAACAGCGGGTCATATTAGGCAGAACTTTAGTCCAACAGCCTAAATTTCTAGTTTTAGATGAGCCCACCAATCATTTGGATATCAAATATCAATTGAGTATTTTGAAAACAGTCAGTTCCCTATCGATTGGTGTATTAGCTGCTTTACATGATTTGAATTTGGCTGCACGTTTTACGGATTACTTGTACGCTATGAAAGATGGACAGATCATTAAAGAAGGAAGACCTGAAGAAGTTTTAACACAAGCGGTCATTAAAGATCTGTATGAAGTCGATTGTCGCACATATATTAATCCTATTTCAGGTAAACAGACTATTGAATTTCTATGA
- a CDS encoding alpha/beta fold hydrolase, giving the protein MKKIIKGKNDVSIAVEDIGYGQPIIFLHGWPFDHQMFEYQYNYFLPRGYRVIGVDFSGFGDSDLVIEEYGYDTLADDIKVVLEELQIEEAILVGFSMGGAVATHYMARHQGFGIKKLILISAAVPQFAKKPAYSIGIKKSEITSMIDQIQIDRPKMIQDFIKKLFHEKTYGSYKDWLTSLALRASSYGMILSALAMRDENVQADLEQITVPTLIFHGEKDTVCSYEVVEEMTQLIPKNIVVPFRKSGHAIFHDETDKLNRTMLMFIQNKN; this is encoded by the coding sequence ATGAAAAAAATCATTAAAGGAAAGAATGATGTGTCTATTGCAGTAGAAGATATAGGCTATGGGCAACCAATTATTTTCTTGCATGGCTGGCCGTTTGATCATCAGATGTTTGAATATCAGTACAATTATTTTTTGCCTAGAGGCTATCGAGTGATTGGAGTCGATTTTAGTGGGTTTGGTGACTCAGATCTGGTTATTGAGGAGTATGGCTACGATACATTGGCTGATGATATCAAAGTGGTTTTAGAAGAACTTCAAATTGAAGAAGCTATTTTAGTTGGATTCTCAATGGGTGGAGCAGTAGCAACGCATTACATGGCTCGCCATCAAGGATTTGGAATCAAGAAGTTGATCTTGATCAGTGCGGCGGTTCCACAATTCGCTAAGAAACCTGCTTACTCAATCGGTATTAAAAAATCGGAAATTACTTCCATGATTGACCAAATCCAAATTGATCGGCCTAAAATGATTCAAGACTTTATTAAAAAGTTGTTTCATGAGAAAACCTATGGCTCCTATAAAGATTGGCTGACAAGCTTAGCATTAAGGGCTTCTTCTTATGGGATGATTCTTTCAGCTCTTGCTATGCGGGATGAGAATGTACAAGCAGATCTTGAACAGATTACAGTGCCAACTTTGATTTTTCACGGTGAAAAAGACACTGTTTGTTCGTACGAAGTTGTTGAAGAGATGACCCAATTGATCCCTAAAAATATTGTTGTACCTTTTAGAAAAAGCGGTCATGCGATTTTTCATGATGAAACAGACAAGTTGAATCGGACGATGCTGATGTTTATTCAAAATAAGAACTAA
- a CDS encoding tRNA dihydrouridine synthase encodes MKDNFWQELPRPFFVLAPMEDVTDVVFRHVVAKAAKPDVFFTEFTNSESYCHPDGKESVRGRLTFTEDEQPMVAHIWGDKPEFFKEMSIGVAELGYRGIDLNMGCPAPNVFKHGRGSGLILRTEVAAELIQASKAGGIPVSVKTRLGHASIDEYTAWLTHLLKQDIANLSIHLRTKREMSKVDAHWELIPEIKKLRDEIAPQTLITINGDIPDYKTGMELAEKYGIDGVMIGRGIFHNPFAFEKEPKEHGPKELLNLFKHHLDLFDQFSEKGTNAFKPLRRFFKIYIREFKGASSLRVQLMDTKTTDEVRALLAEFEEKHLLEEKSSL; translated from the coding sequence ATGAAAGATAATTTTTGGCAAGAATTGCCGCGACCGTTTTTTGTATTGGCACCCATGGAAGATGTGACAGATGTTGTGTTTCGCCATGTTGTCGCTAAAGCAGCAAAACCCGATGTTTTTTTTACTGAATTTACGAATAGTGAAAGCTATTGCCACCCTGATGGCAAAGAAAGTGTGCGTGGACGTTTGACGTTTACTGAAGACGAACAGCCTATGGTCGCTCATATTTGGGGAGATAAACCTGAATTCTTTAAAGAGATGAGTATTGGTGTGGCCGAACTCGGCTATCGTGGAATCGATCTCAATATGGGATGCCCAGCACCTAACGTTTTTAAACATGGTAGAGGTTCAGGCTTGATTCTTCGTACAGAAGTTGCTGCTGAATTGATACAAGCATCCAAAGCAGGAGGTATTCCTGTAAGTGTTAAGACTCGATTAGGTCATGCTAGTATAGATGAATATACTGCGTGGCTCACTCACTTATTGAAACAAGATATTGCTAATCTATCTATCCATCTGCGTACGAAAAGAGAAATGAGTAAGGTAGATGCTCACTGGGAACTCATTCCAGAGATAAAGAAATTACGTGATGAAATTGCCCCACAAACGTTAATAACGATTAACGGAGACATTCCTGATTACAAAACCGGTATGGAGCTGGCTGAAAAGTATGGCATTGATGGAGTGATGATTGGACGAGGTATCTTTCATAATCCATTTGCTTTTGAAAAAGAGCCAAAAGAACACGGTCCAAAAGAATTATTAAATCTTTTTAAACACCACTTAGATTTATTTGATCAATTTTCAGAAAAAGGGACCAATGCCTTTAAGCCACTTCGTCGTTTCTTTAAAATTTATATTCGCGAATTTAAAGGAGCGAGCAGTTTGAGGGTTCAATTGATGGATACGAAGACAACAGATGAAGTTCGTGCATTATTAGCTGAGTTTGAAGAGAAGCACCTTTTAGAAGAGAAAAGCAGTTTATAA
- a CDS encoding ABC transporter permease has translation MGNVFILQWKRLMKHPLVVVMFLGLTILFVYFMGGSQGSSSINVQLYSESLTKEELNSWIDRLNKDDSIIFEATDYETVEEEIRMNEIGYAMEIGAETYQFLVGREDERLPVVDQHVNQIFREQVRLEKVRAEFPDSEIEVREFLTVEGITQTGDSGTLNRYQLSILTGMTFYFAMFTILYLQINVVEEKKKGTWNRLIFSPLSKTQIYLGLLSHYFLVGLVQIVIAFFILTNLLDLDLGTNYVSMAAVTLAFIFTIVSLGMLISALVPSPQSLQVVIPIVATSMAMLGGAFWPLDIVDNRFLLFIAEFIPIKHGLNGMVDAIYSGFPLSQLLQPIGILLLMGDLIHGNGDQLDGARIKCIDAK, from the coding sequence ATGGGCAATGTATTTATACTCCAATGGAAAAGATTGATGAAGCATCCTCTGGTCGTCGTAATGTTTTTAGGATTAACCATTTTATTTGTTTATTTTATGGGTGGAAGTCAAGGGAGTTCGTCTATAAATGTACAATTATACAGTGAAAGTTTAACGAAAGAAGAATTAAATAGTTGGATAGATCGCTTAAATAAAGATGATTCGATTATTTTTGAAGCAACTGATTATGAAACCGTAGAAGAAGAAATACGAATGAATGAGATTGGCTATGCGATGGAAATAGGAGCAGAAACCTATCAATTTTTAGTTGGTAGAGAAGATGAGCGCTTACCGGTAGTAGACCAACACGTCAACCAAATTTTTAGGGAGCAGGTCCGTCTAGAAAAGGTTAGAGCGGAGTTTCCAGATAGCGAAATTGAAGTACGGGAATTTTTAACGGTTGAAGGAATAACACAAACTGGGGATTCAGGGACCCTGAATCGGTATCAATTGAGTATTTTAACTGGAATGACTTTTTACTTTGCGATGTTTACTATTTTGTACCTACAAATAAACGTAGTAGAAGAGAAGAAAAAGGGAACTTGGAATCGATTGATTTTTTCTCCACTTTCTAAGACCCAGATTTATTTAGGTTTGCTTTCGCATTATTTTTTAGTAGGATTAGTGCAGATAGTGATTGCCTTTTTCATTTTAACTAATCTATTAGATCTTGATTTAGGGACAAACTATGTATCGATGGCAGCTGTTACTTTGGCATTTATTTTTACCATCGTTTCTTTAGGGATGCTGATATCAGCTTTAGTACCTTCGCCGCAATCGCTACAAGTCGTTATTCCGATCGTCGCTACGTCGATGGCGATGTTAGGTGGAGCCTTCTGGCCTTTAGATATAGTTGATAACCGATTCTTACTCTTCATAGCTGAGTTTATTCCTATTAAACACGGTCTAAATGGAATGGTAGATGCTATCTATTCAGGATTTCCACTTAGCCAACTGCTGCAACCCATTGGGATTCTACTCCTTATGGGGGATCTTATTCATGGGAATGGGGATCAACTTGATGGAGCGCGTATCAAATGTATAGATGCTAAATAA